A stretch of DNA from Glycine max cultivar Williams 82 chromosome 18, Glycine_max_v4.0, whole genome shotgun sequence:
TAACAATGAAGAGTGATTTTGACAATTGAAGGTAAATAAAGCGCTATTAACAAAAGTTGAAAGACTAATTATACACAAAccacatataaattataagaattaagcTTAATTGTGAggtttaagttaatttttttaatattattattaattaatgttggAGACGAGGATAAGAAAACATTCGAGATTCAAGACAAGGAGTGGAGAGATGCCACGTAGGTTGGTAGGAGTCATGCACCTCTTAATgtgatgaagaaaaaaagaaataaattacaaaagacattaaattaaaaatataataactctTGTACATTATAGTTTGTGAAACAAACAAGAAACTTATGATTACAAACTGAGATAGACGGATGAGATTCTTCCGAACAGGAATCCCGAACAGATCCAAGATAAGGTGGGCCTTGTGAATTGATTTTTCCATATCACACATACGACAAATATACTATAGACAAGCAATTAATTAAGGCGTTGATAAATCCGGAGAAATAATAAGATGGTAAATTCTccatccctctctctctctctctctctaattttCGTAATAAGCTGTTCCAATCATCCAAACCAAATACTAATGTTTGGTAATTTCCATAGCTGCTTGgagaattttatcaaatgcacTTTGCATGCacgacttcaatttatgttcgTCTATGAAGCCTTTTTCCGTTTTGAGGGTAACTCTAAGCACTCCCATATAGCTCATAATTGAAATGACTAGACTCTGCAAATACAATCAAATGATGTTTGAATACTGCTTATATATGTATCACTGCAACCAAGTCAAGAAACAAGTATAGATCTGTTGGGTTAAAAacttttttccttaattaagcaaaataaattagaaaggcTTATTAAAATGTTCATTccaattttttctattaaataaaattataatattttttaaaccaaaaatagAAGGGAAACAATTTAATTCTTCCACCTAATCTCACCCCACCCACTTCAATTCAGATTTTCTCATATTGAGTtgattaattgaaaaatgaaagggATTCAGAATACATGCATACCTCAGGTCCACCAGCCAATGtgaaatacaagcctttcacaGGATGGTTAGCTAAAGCCATTTGTTGTATTGGTCCAACCAAGTTTGAAATCACTGCACTTGATTTTGTCAATGTGCCACGAATGCGTTTAGCCACTGCCTGCAACAAAAGCAACTAACTTAATTCACAATTGTAGCATTCTGATTGAAgtgcttaattatatttttcgttACTTAAGAAGCACTCACAAATTATTGGTAGGAAAACATATAATTAACAACATTATGATCAAATACAATTGAaccaaaaatacaaatttacctCTTGTCCCCTCAATTTGCCTTCTATCTCCAGAAGTGTCCCGGTGAGTACAACTCCTAGAGATTGTTTCTTCCTCTTGATTATATTATGTGAGTCCCAAACAAATTCAAGAGGGTTTGAATTTCTGGTTTCATTTAATTTTGGTATTGGAACATGCAAGAAGGTAATTCTGTTCCCCCATGGACCCTTTGCTTTAGTATTGAGCATGTCATTGATTGATTGGTAACCTTCAATGTTTCTCGTATTCAGTAATACCAATGCTGTGGATTGTGCTGTCTTTGATTTGGAGTCAATATCTTGCATATATAATCGAGTCCCATAGAAGATAATTCCAGTGACCACATCATTTATAGTCTGCAGTTATTTAATAGAATCATGCAAAGATTACAAAATAATCTGGTGTCAAAACCCAACAGGAAAAGTGTTTTCTGTTCATACAAGACATAAAATGAAAGCAAACAATGATCCAATGTCAATGATTTAAAGttactataaatatatatgactTAAGTAGTGCTGaaagaaaattcataaaaatgtaGTAGTGAGATGGTAACGTTGTTTAATTACATAATGGAAATGTATCATATTTTCCTAAGCTTTTAGGGACCAACAAATTTCAGAAGTTAAAGAGCTAAtcacatttttaaatttgaaaaattaagaattacatctaattgtataaaaaatgtaacaCTTCGATTTACACACACACTTCcttgtaatatttaattttagagtTGGGTACGTAGTCGATTATAATGTATAGTATAACACACGACAACAGACAAATCAAGGTCCTACCAGTTTCTACCACCACAAGTTGAATAATTACGCCTAATTAATATCAAGGATATACTCTGACAAGTTGGTGATCCAATAAAGACTATATGCATTCTTTCTTACTATTAAAGTCAAAGACAATTTCAACAAAccaaaaattgttttcataCCACTTCAAGCCTTGATTTGATTTCCCTGATATGGTCAATGGAGAATGTCATGCTTGATATAGAAATTGGTTGAAAGTCGGCTCCTTCGTCTCCAAACCTTATTGGCGTTTTATCATCAGTAATGATGCTACTCTTCAATACACTCCAACCAAAATCTGAGACAGTGTTGAAGGCAGAGGAACACATCCAAGAAATTTTTCTGCTAAAGCTTTTAGTGGAAGGTTCTGGTTTAGATTGTTTGAGAGAAGGGAAggacaatggaagagaagggtTGTCGGCTCGTTGTAGACAAGAAAGAAGTGCACCCATAAGAGAATAGCCATCTCCAAGTGCATGGTGAAGTTTAAATATTATAGTGCTGGATGCATCACTTGTACGGTGATTGATTATGTGAATATCCCATAATGGTCTGCTTTGTGGTAACTGCTCCATTGCTATGCTTGATAAATAATCTTGAAAATATTTGTCATAGGTTTCCACTGTTTTGCCTTCGGGGAATGTGGGGATCTTCACATGGTCCTTCAAGTTTACAGCAACTTGCTTCCATCGTTTCTCTCCATCTTTATCTTGAACCTggtttcaaatatatatttgaacaCTTAATATTGCAagt
This window harbors:
- the LOC100782393 gene encoding O-acyltransferase WSD1, encoding MEHQKEEQAEPVSPVGQYFNSSVLCIYIIGVLEFEVPIDDLQTYALLKDVFLPINPRFSSIMVQDKDGEKRWKQVAVNLKDHVKIPTFPEGKTVETYDKYFQDYLSSIAMEQLPQSRPLWDIHIINHRTSDASSTIIFKLHHALGDGYSLMGALLSCLQRADNPSLPLSFPSLKQSKPEPSTKSFSRKISWMCSSAFNTVSDFGWSVLKSSIITDDKTPIRFGDEGADFQPISISSMTFSIDHIREIKSRLEVTINDVVTGIIFYGTRLYMQDIDSKSKTAQSTALVLLNTRNIEGYQSINDMLNTKAKGPWGNRITFLHVPIPKLNETRNSNPLEFVWDSHNIIKRKKQSLGVVLTGTLLEIEGKLRGQEAVAKRIRGTLTKSSAVISNLVGPIQQMALANHPVKGLYFTLAGGPESLVISIMSYMGVLRVTLKTEKGFIDEHKLKSCMQSAFDKILQAAMEITKH